A region of the Desulfovibrio sp. Fe33 genome:
GGGGCGCGCGTCTTCGGCGACATGAACGATCCCGAAAGCCTGGTCAGCCGGACCCTCAAGGAGCACAAGGGCGCGATAAAGGTGCTGGCCCCGGAAATGGGCACCAAGCCCAATGTCTATTACGTCAACCTGAACGCCTTCCTGGAAAGCCCGGCCAATGTCGGACTGCCCATGGCCGAGGGCGCGATGCCGGTGGGAGGTGGATATGCCTAGGGTGATTGAACTGGTCAACGTGCCCCCGGCCATAACCTGGGAGATCCTGGAGCCGCTCGCCCTGGCCATGCTCACATCGGCGGCCGTCGCGGTCCTGCTGGCAGGGGGGCTGACCCTTGCGGGAAGGAGCGGGGAAGGCCGCAGGACGTTGTTCGCCACGGGCATCGCCTCGGCCATGACCGGCATGGGCGCGCTCGCGCTGTCCCTCGGCAATCCCTTTCATCTGTATATGTTCATGGTCTCGCCCTCCTTCAGTTCCTGGACGACCATCGGCACCTTTTTGCTGCCGGTGTTTCTCGGCGTGTCCCTGCTGGCCCTGTACTTCGATGCGGACGGCGATTCCCGTTCCCGGTTCGTGGCCGGGGCGGCGATGTTTCTTTCTTTGGGAGTGCTGACCTACGCTTCGCGCGAAATCGGCTATTTGCAGGGCCGGGTCATGTGGACTTCCGGGATGCTGCCGGTTGGCTTCGCGCTGGCCGGGCTGTCGGGCGGCGCGGGGCTTGCCGCGCTGCTCGGCGGACTTCGGAGGCAGGCCGCGCCCGGCTGGCTGCTCCTGACAATGAGCGGAGCGTCCCTGTTGTGCGCCGGAGCCGGTTTCCTGCTCACGCCGCCCGAAGGGTACGTTCTGGCCGCTCCCGGGGCCTGGACCGCGCTTTCACTGATCGGCGTGGCCGGGGCTGTGCTCGGCCTGATAGCCGTCAAGGCGCGGGGACTGGCGTTCCTGGCCGGGCTGGCTGGCTACGGGGCGGGACTCGGTTTCTTTATCCGGCTCATTTTCCTCGGTCAGGCGGTTCCCCGCAAATCGTTCACCGCCGTCGACGCGGGCGCGGCGGCCCATCTCGTCTCGGCTCAGTCCCTGCTGTCCATCGCCGGAAGCCTGGTCTTCCTGGTGGGGCTGGGCCTGGTCCTGAAATCCCTTTTCAGCAACGTCGTCACGGTGAGGAAGGAGCATTCACATGGATAAAGACAGACGCGAACTCGTCAGGAACGGTCTCGCGGCCGCCGGGCTGGGCGTTCTCGGCGCGGCTGCGCTTATCAGGCCCGGCAGCGCGGAAGCCGAATCCGTGACCGGTGCGGCCGAGGACCCGAAAAAGGTCTCCCCCCGGTCCCTTCCGCCCGAATACGAGCGCACCCCTGACGGTGAGGTCAGCCTCGGCAAGGGGAGCCGCATCGCCTTTAACCAGTGCTGGGGGTGCACCACCTTCTGCGGCGTGCGTCTGCACATCGACGAGGCCACCGGCAAGGTGGTCCGGGTGGCGGGCAACCCGTACAACCCTCTGTCTCACGAGAAGCACTTCCCCATGTCCATGCCGGTGAAGGAGGCGCTCGACCGTCTCTCCGCCGACAAGGACATGGGCCATGCCCAGCGGTCCACGGTCTGCGGGCGCGGGGCGGCCATGTTCGAGGCTTCGGACAGCCCGTTCCGCATTACCCATTGCCTCAAGCGCGCGGGCAAGCGCGGCGAAAACAAATGGAAGCGCATCCCCTTCGAGCAGTTGTTGGAAGAGGTGGTCGAGGGCGGTGATCTGTTCGGCGAAGGGCGTGTGGACGGCCTGCGCGCCATCCGCGAATCCAAGGGCCCGGCCAACCCCGAGCACCCGGAATTCGGTCCCAAGAGCAACCAGTTGCTTCTGACCTACGCCGTGGACGACGGGCGCAGCGATTTCTTCTTCCGACGGTTCGGCATGAATTCCTTCGGCACCAAGAACTTCGGCAAGCACGGGGCCTACTGCGGCCTTTCCTTCCGCATCGGTTCCGGCATGTTCATGGACGATCTGGCCAAGAACGCCCACATCAAGCCGGACTACGCCAATTGCGAGTTCGCCCTGTTCTGGGGCACCGCGCCGTCCCAGGCCTCCAACCCGTTCAACCGTTCGGCCCGGCTCCTGGCTTCGGCCAGGACGGACGGCAAGCTGCATTATGCGGTCATCGACCCGGTGCTGCGTATGCCCGCCTCGGACGCGGTAGGCGAGCGGGCCAAATGGGTGCCGATCACCCCCGGCATGGACTCGGCGCTGGCCATGGGCATGATCCGCTGGATCATCGAGAACCGGCGGTACGACAGGAATTTCCTGGTCCGCCCCAATGAGGCCGCCGCTGTGAAAGCGGGTGAAATCAGCATCAGCAACGCCACCTATCTGGTGGCCCGGTCCGGCGGGTCCAGGGGAAAGTTCCTTCGGGCGGTTCAACTCGGCCTGGGCGGCGAGGAGGAATTCGTTGTCCTGGACGCGGCCACCGGCAAGCCAGCCTCTTCGGAGAAGAGCGACGAGGGCGTGTTGGAGTTCCGTGGGGAAATTACCCTTGCGTCGGGCGAAACCGTCGAGGCGGCCACCTCCTTCGAGCTTCTCAAGGAGCAGGCCATGGCCCATGAACTGGACGAGATGTCCGACCGTTGCGGCGTGTCCGTGGAGCGGATGATCGAACTGGCCCGGGAGTTTACTTCCCACGGCAAGAAGGCGGTTGTGGACGTGCATGGGGGCATGATGAGCACCTCGGGCGCCAATGCCACCTTCACCGTGCTGACGCTGAACACGCTTATTGGAAACATCAACGCCAAGGGCGGCATTTCGGCCACGGCGGGCAATTTTCACGGCCCCGCCATGAAGGGGCCGAAGTACGACCTTGAAGGATTTCCCGGCCAGGTCAAGGCCAAGGGATTCCCGGCCATCCGTTGCCGCGCGCCGTATCAGAAGTCGACGGAGTTCAAAAAGAAAAAGGCCGTCGGTCAGAACCCTTACCCGGCCTTGTATCCCTGGTACCCGTTCACCCCGCCGAACATGCCCGCCGAGCACCTGCTCAGCCATGTGAACGGCCACCCGTTCCGCTACAAGTGCTGGATCAACTGGACCGGCAACGTCATCTACGGCCACGGCGGCCTCCAGCGGGCCGTGGACGAAAGCCTCAGGGACCCGAAAAGCCTGCCGCTGATTATCGGCATCGACACCTTCCATAACGAGACCAACGCCTATGCGGACTATCTCGTCCCGGACCCGTGCATGTTCGAGGGGTGGGGCGGATTCTCCGGCGCATGGTCCGGGGTGTTGACCAAAATGTCCACGGCACGCTGGCCCGCCGTGGAGCCCCGGCAGGAGAGGACGGCGGACGGCCGTCCTGTGTGCATGGAGCAGTTCCTCATCGAGGCGGCCAAACGCATGGACTTGCCGGGCTTCGGCGACAACGCTATCCCGGCCGAAGACGGCTCGGTCGACCCCCTGAACGGGCCGGAGGATTACTATTTGCGGCTGGCGGCCAACATCGCCTTCTTCAAGGGGCAGGAATTGCCCGCGCCGAGTGGGGAGGACGTCAGGCTGTCCGGCATCGAGCGCATCCTGCCGGATATCGAGCGCACCCTGCGGCCCGACGAACGAGGCCCGGTGGCAGCCGTGTACAGCCGGGGGGGCCGGTTCGCGCCGTACTCCAAGAGCTACGACGGCGAATGGCTGGGCGGGCGGTGGAAGCGGACCATGCAGATCTACAACGAGACCGTGGGCACTTCCATCAACTCCCAAACCGGCGAGCCGTACCTCGGCGTGGCCACTTTCATGCCGCCCAGGCTTTGCGACGGCAGCGAGCTGCGCACGGTCTGGACCGAGGCCGACTACCCCTTTGTCATGACCTCGTTCAAGTCTAACCTGATAAATTCCTACGCCGTCGTTCTGGATCGGCTGCGGGCCATCAAGCCGCTGAACATGGTCATGGTCAACGACAAGGACGCAGCCAGGCTCGGCCTGGTCCACGGCGACGAGGTGGAGATCGAAAGCCCGGCCGCCGCAGCCCGCGCCAGGGTGGTGGTCGGCGCCGTGGTCGCGCCCGGCGTCATCGCCGTGGAGCACGGCTTCGGCCACCGCGCCCTCGGAGCGGCGAGCGTGGAGGTGGACGGTTCGGTCATTCCGGCCAACCCGGGCGCAGCCAACGGCTTCAGCCTCAATGATCTCGTCCCGGAAGACCCCACCCGCCGGGGCGTTTCCACCCTACAGGAACACGAAACCGGCGCGGCCGCCCGCCAGGGCATCCCCGTGCGCCTGAGAAAGGTCGTCTGACCCAGTTCCCCCAATACAGTCAAACTCCCTTGATTGAAGGCCCTCGCGGAAACATCGTTTTCGCGGGGGCCTGTCTTCTGCGTCGGGACAGCCGTGGATTCATATGGAAACGGTCTGCGGGGCGGGTCGGTCAGCCTCCGAAGGGCGGCTTCAGAAGGGGAGGCCGACCATGACCCGGATGTGCCAGGTCTCCGGGGAAAAAGCGAAGTCGGCGCGGCCCAGGTAGTCGTTGATGAGCGCCGAGAACCGGACGCCTGCGTCGTACTTCATGTCGCGGTTGAGAGTGATGAGGTCCCACTCGTCGGCCACGCGGCCGAGCTCGCCGAAGAGCGTCACCTGGACCCAGTCGACCTTGGCGAACCGGAGGTCTTTCAGGGGATTCCAGCGGGGCATGTACCGGTATTCCAGCCCGTAGTAGAGGGCCGCGCGGTCGTTGAAGCGGTTGTTGTCGTAACCGCGCATCCTGTTGATGCCTCCCAGGGTCGCGCCTTCAAACGGCGGAGGTCTTTGGGAGGACAGCGTGCCAGCGGTCCAGACGTCGATGCCGATGACGCGCTGGCTGGCGGAATCCGTCGGGCCGAGGGAAAAGAACTTGCTCCATTCGGCTTCCACGGCCGTCCAACTGTCGCTGTGCGCGAGGGCGTCGAATCCGTGGGAAACGGCGATTTTCTGTTTGCTCCCCACTGTCGGATTGAGCGGGAAGTCTGTGTTGTCGTGGCGCAGCCCCATTCGGACACCCACCGTTTCAAAGACTTCCTCGTCGGAATCGCTTTCCTTGATGGTCTGGTCCCGAAAGAACGGGGTCACGT
Encoded here:
- the nrfD gene encoding NrfD/PsrC family molybdoenzyme membrane anchor subunit, with product MPRVIELVNVPPAITWEILEPLALAMLTSAAVAVLLAGGLTLAGRSGEGRRTLFATGIASAMTGMGALALSLGNPFHLYMFMVSPSFSSWTTIGTFLLPVFLGVSLLALYFDADGDSRSRFVAGAAMFLSLGVLTYASREIGYLQGRVMWTSGMLPVGFALAGLSGGAGLAALLGGLRRQAAPGWLLLTMSGASLLCAGAGFLLTPPEGYVLAAPGAWTALSLIGVAGAVLGLIAVKARGLAFLAGLAGYGAGLGFFIRLIFLGQAVPRKSFTAVDAGAAAHLVSAQSLLSIAGSLVFLVGLGLVLKSLFSNVVTVRKEHSHG
- a CDS encoding molybdopterin dinucleotide binding domain-containing protein → MDKDRRELVRNGLAAAGLGVLGAAALIRPGSAEAESVTGAAEDPKKVSPRSLPPEYERTPDGEVSLGKGSRIAFNQCWGCTTFCGVRLHIDEATGKVVRVAGNPYNPLSHEKHFPMSMPVKEALDRLSADKDMGHAQRSTVCGRGAAMFEASDSPFRITHCLKRAGKRGENKWKRIPFEQLLEEVVEGGDLFGEGRVDGLRAIRESKGPANPEHPEFGPKSNQLLLTYAVDDGRSDFFFRRFGMNSFGTKNFGKHGAYCGLSFRIGSGMFMDDLAKNAHIKPDYANCEFALFWGTAPSQASNPFNRSARLLASARTDGKLHYAVIDPVLRMPASDAVGERAKWVPITPGMDSALAMGMIRWIIENRRYDRNFLVRPNEAAAVKAGEISISNATYLVARSGGSRGKFLRAVQLGLGGEEEFVVLDAATGKPASSEKSDEGVLEFRGEITLASGETVEAATSFELLKEQAMAHELDEMSDRCGVSVERMIELAREFTSHGKKAVVDVHGGMMSTSGANATFTVLTLNTLIGNINAKGGISATAGNFHGPAMKGPKYDLEGFPGQVKAKGFPAIRCRAPYQKSTEFKKKKAVGQNPYPALYPWYPFTPPNMPAEHLLSHVNGHPFRYKCWINWTGNVIYGHGGLQRAVDESLRDPKSLPLIIGIDTFHNETNAYADYLVPDPCMFEGWGGFSGAWSGVLTKMSTARWPAVEPRQERTADGRPVCMEQFLIEAAKRMDLPGFGDNAIPAEDGSVDPLNGPEDYYLRLAANIAFFKGQELPAPSGEDVRLSGIERILPDIERTLRPDERGPVAAVYSRGGRFAPYSKSYDGEWLGGRWKRTMQIYNETVGTSINSQTGEPYLGVATFMPPRLCDGSELRTVWTEADYPFVMTSFKSNLINSYAVVLDRLRAIKPLNMVMVNDKDAARLGLVHGDEVEIESPAAAARARVVVGAVVAPGVIAVEHGFGHRALGAASVEVDGSVIPANPGAANGFSLNDLVPEDPTRRGVSTLQEHETGAAARQGIPVRLRKVV
- a CDS encoding BamA/TamA family outer membrane protein, whose translation is MIETLFARILTGTLLFLLAGTSAVFCPPDPARAESFGPALIGKAGTEGEKTTRSLLIPFAFRSDLVGLAVGIGAGATGFQDGQMSVAGTGYISTQKALVLVGAVSNYRVWNTERLFLDTVGSLGTYPHLWVFSGPDGAGGNASGKDQRLSGRGHDNWIETKFKYVLPWGGGAENPIADYRLKNGLLATGATGGGDWNPLSGGLTYLDVTPFFRDQTIKESDSDEEVFETVGVRMGLRHDNTDFPLNPTVGSKQKIAVSHGFDALAHSDSWTAVEAEWSKFFSLGPTDSASQRVIGIDVWTAGTLSSQRPPPFEGATLGGINRMRGYDNNRFNDRAALYYGLEYRYMPRWNPLKDLRFAKVDWVQVTLFGELGRVADEWDLITLNRDMKYDAGVRFSALINDYLGRADFAFSPETWHIRVMVGLPF